The following proteins are co-located in the Pseudoalteromonas ulvae UL12 genome:
- a CDS encoding DEAD/DEAH box helicase, which yields MSFARLGLSAPILDAVKAQGYDTPTPIQLAAIPAIIEGRDMMAAAQTGTGKTAGFTLPLLERLVKGKPANHNQVRALVLTPTRELAAQVAESVELYGKNLPLSSFVVYGGVKINPQMMRLRRGADILVATPGRLLDLFNQGAIKFDHLEVLVLDEADRMLDMGFIHDIKKIIKVLPAKRQNLMFSATFSDDIRALAKGLIHDPVEVSVAPANTTAATVEQSVHPVDKSRKSALLTHLIKQHDWQQVLVFTRTKHGANRLVKHLEKEKINAAAIHGNKSQGARMKALAGFKNGEVRVLVATDIVARGLDIDQLPQVVNFDLPNIAEDYVHRIGRTGRAGASGHAISFVTVEDVAELSDIERLIQTLISREVVKGFEPNSPVPQTDLNVKIKKPKKPKKPNNGQSGRSEHSGAKKPRRSQPNKNTAGSDTNKPAKKRVWRNKPKKVTP from the coding sequence ATGAGTTTTGCCCGCCTGGGTTTATCCGCACCGATACTTGACGCCGTCAAAGCGCAAGGTTACGACACGCCAACTCCAATTCAATTAGCTGCCATTCCGGCCATTATTGAAGGGCGAGATATGATGGCTGCAGCCCAAACGGGAACGGGCAAAACAGCTGGCTTTACCTTACCGCTTCTTGAACGCTTAGTAAAAGGCAAGCCTGCTAATCATAACCAAGTGCGAGCTTTAGTGTTGACACCAACACGTGAACTTGCAGCGCAAGTCGCTGAAAGTGTCGAACTTTATGGTAAAAATTTACCCTTAAGCTCGTTTGTTGTGTACGGTGGGGTTAAAATCAATCCTCAAATGATGCGCTTGCGTCGTGGTGCTGATATTTTGGTTGCGACACCGGGTCGCTTGCTCGATTTATTCAATCAAGGTGCGATTAAGTTTGATCACTTAGAAGTGCTGGTACTCGATGAAGCCGATCGCATGTTAGACATGGGTTTTATCCATGATATTAAAAAAATCATTAAGGTACTGCCGGCAAAACGTCAAAACTTAATGTTTTCTGCGACTTTTTCAGATGATATTCGAGCGCTTGCCAAAGGTTTGATCCATGATCCTGTAGAAGTATCTGTTGCGCCGGCGAATACTACGGCGGCCACGGTTGAACAATCGGTTCACCCAGTTGATAAATCAAGAAAATCGGCATTGTTGACCCATTTAATTAAACAGCATGATTGGCAGCAAGTACTCGTTTTTACCCGAACCAAGCATGGTGCTAACCGATTAGTTAAGCATTTAGAAAAAGAAAAAATTAACGCTGCGGCCATCCACGGAAATAAAAGCCAAGGGGCGAGGATGAAAGCCCTTGCCGGATTTAAAAATGGTGAAGTACGAGTTTTAGTTGCCACTGACATTGTGGCGCGAGGTTTAGATATTGACCAATTACCGCAAGTAGTTAATTTTGATTTACCTAACATAGCTGAAGATTATGTCCACCGAATTGGTCGTACAGGGCGTGCTGGTGCATCAGGTCATGCGATTTCGTTTGTGACTGTTGAAGATGTCGCAGAGTTATCAGATATCGAACGTTTAATTCAGACGCTGATTAGCCGTGAAGTTGTAAAAGGGTTCGAGCCTAATTCACCTGTGCCTCAAACTGACTTGAATGTGAAGATTAAAAAACCGAAAAAGCCTAAGAAACCTAACAACGGGCAAAGTGGTCGTTCAGAGCACAGTGGCGCGAAAAAGCCACGACGTTCACAACCAAATAAAAATACCGCGGGGAGTGATACAAACAAACCCGCGAAAAAACGGGTTTGGCGCAATAAACCCAAAAAAGTAACACCATAA
- the aceK gene encoding bifunctional isocitrate dehydrogenase kinase/phosphatase, protein MTQLQITSLEQGVSAKVARSILASFEAMFAEFLNITLGAQARFEQAQWQGVQQAMRDRLKVYEAKVAVAKIAVSTIAFDCLDDSKMWHQAKRYYAQLVSEHDNDAISQTFFNSVFGSIRGHNKIRDVHLFILKRQYRPLNRSRDAIESTLPASSNLTQTLTLLLQQFHFRLPYEDSVRDIHLLNDAVIEHFQHAYFSEVTPHWCMQYGNSLFFRNKAAYIIGTLQYLDGAPIPFAIALLNNEEGEIFIDSIMLGDAQLSMLFGFARTYFMVDTDKPQAYVEYLSRLLPNKERFELFNAIGFIKHAKTEFYRFKVDSTRKMPADEYYCNAAGIKGMVMTVFTTEHSDYVYKVIRDKFVAPKQITRQQVMEKYDFVKNADRVGRLVDTHEFRYLAFDLSRFSPSLLAQLQHDAGQSVVISGNALILKHVYVERKMTPLNLYIQWASNLELAQVMYEYGLAIKELAAANIFPGDMLMKNFGVTRWGRVVFYDYDEICPLTECHFRTLPVPNNQYQRLAEAPWFLIDDNDIFPEQFPVFFTGHPAAKQLFERYHADLYTPEFWINIQHSINQGAIADVFPYKQTARFSRKDTV, encoded by the coding sequence ATGACTCAATTACAGATCACATCGCTCGAACAAGGTGTATCAGCCAAGGTGGCTCGTTCTATTCTGGCGAGTTTTGAAGCCATGTTTGCTGAATTTCTCAATATTACCTTAGGCGCTCAAGCGCGTTTTGAACAAGCGCAGTGGCAAGGTGTGCAACAAGCAATGCGCGATAGGCTAAAAGTGTACGAAGCAAAAGTGGCTGTGGCTAAAATAGCGGTCAGTACCATTGCATTTGATTGCCTTGATGATAGTAAAATGTGGCACCAAGCCAAGCGGTATTATGCTCAGTTGGTCAGTGAGCATGATAATGATGCGATTAGCCAAACTTTTTTTAACTCAGTATTTGGCTCAATTCGTGGCCATAATAAAATCCGTGACGTTCATTTATTTATCTTAAAACGCCAATATCGGCCATTGAATCGCAGCCGAGATGCGATAGAAAGCACACTCCCTGCATCGTCAAACCTAACACAAACATTGACGTTATTACTCCAGCAATTTCATTTTCGTTTACCCTATGAAGACTCGGTTCGAGACATCCATTTACTCAACGACGCGGTGATTGAACATTTCCAGCATGCTTATTTCTCAGAAGTGACACCGCATTGGTGTATGCAATATGGCAATTCACTTTTTTTTAGGAATAAAGCCGCGTACATCATTGGTACTTTACAATATTTGGACGGTGCGCCAATCCCCTTTGCGATAGCGCTTTTAAATAATGAAGAGGGGGAAATCTTTATCGACAGCATCATGTTAGGGGATGCGCAATTGAGTATGTTGTTTGGCTTTGCACGAACCTACTTTATGGTCGATACCGATAAACCACAGGCGTATGTCGAGTATTTATCGCGGTTATTACCAAATAAAGAACGGTTTGAACTGTTTAATGCAATCGGCTTTATCAAACATGCCAAAACTGAGTTTTATCGCTTTAAAGTCGATTCGACGCGAAAAATGCCCGCCGATGAATATTATTGCAATGCAGCAGGGATCAAAGGCATGGTGATGACAGTGTTCACCACCGAACATTCTGATTATGTGTATAAAGTGATTAGAGATAAGTTTGTGGCCCCAAAGCAAATCACTCGACAACAGGTCATGGAAAAATATGACTTTGTTAAAAATGCCGATCGCGTCGGGCGGCTGGTTGATACTCATGAATTTAGATATTTAGCGTTTGATTTATCTCGATTTTCACCATCATTGTTAGCACAATTACAACACGATGCTGGGCAGAGTGTGGTGATTTCGGGTAATGCATTGATCCTGAAACACGTCTATGTTGAGCGCAAAATGACCCCATTGAATCTCTATATTCAATGGGCGTCAAACCTCGAACTAGCGCAAGTGATGTATGAGTATGGTCTTGCAATTAAAGAGTTAGCGGCAGCCAATATCTTCCCTGGAGATATGTTGATGAAAAACTTTGGTGTCACACGTTGGGGCAGAGTGGTCTTTTATGATTATGATGAAATTTGCCCGCTGACCGAATGCCACTTTAGAACCTTGCCCGTGCCGAATAATCAATATCAACGCTTAGCCGAAGCCCCGTGGTTTTTGATTGATGACAACGATATTTTCCCCGAACAATTCCCGGTATTCTTCACTGGGCATCCGGCGGCAAAGCAATTATTTGAGCGCTATCATGCTGATTTATATACACCTGAATTTTGGATTAACATCCAACATAGCATCAACCAAGGAGCGATTGCCGACGTGTTCCCGTATAAGCAAACCGCACGCTTTTCAAGAAAAGATACAGTATAA
- a CDS encoding 5-oxoprolinase subunit PxpA, whose translation MKLNCDLGESFGQWQMGLDDAVMPHIDMANIACGFHAGDPLVINKTLALAKQHKVTIGAHPSYPDLVGFGRRSMKCSPDELIALLHYQIGAIDSMAKNHGLQLTYVKPHGALYNDMMADPAIFTTVLTALSQYHTPLKLMVLAGALSDESRALSQQYGVELLFEAFADRRYLDSGALTPRSVQGAVLSEQAMLAQVEQLLKHHTVITHSGNTLAIVADTLCVHGDNLAAIAVIEKINALCQLARS comes from the coding sequence ATGAAATTAAACTGTGACTTAGGTGAAAGTTTTGGGCAGTGGCAAATGGGGCTCGATGACGCTGTCATGCCTCACATTGATATGGCCAATATTGCCTGTGGATTCCATGCAGGTGATCCGCTAGTCATAAACAAGACTCTGGCATTGGCCAAACAACACAAGGTCACCATAGGTGCGCACCCTAGTTATCCTGATCTGGTTGGTTTTGGTCGGCGTAGTATGAAGTGCTCGCCAGATGAATTAATTGCCCTACTCCATTATCAAATTGGTGCAATTGACAGCATGGCAAAAAACCATGGGCTGCAATTAACATACGTCAAACCACATGGGGCACTTTATAATGACATGATGGCTGATCCCGCCATTTTTACCACTGTCTTAACTGCACTCTCGCAATATCATACACCGTTAAAATTGATGGTCTTAGCAGGAGCCTTAAGTGATGAAAGTCGAGCGCTTAGCCAGCAATATGGTGTTGAGCTGCTATTCGAAGCGTTTGCAGACAGACGATACCTAGACTCCGGAGCGCTAACACCGCGAAGCGTACAAGGCGCTGTTTTATCTGAGCAAGCCATGTTGGCACAAGTTGAGCAACTCCTTAAACACCATACCGTAATCACCCATAGCGGCAACACACTCGCCATTGTCGCCGATACCCTTTGCGTACATGGTGATAACTTAGCTGCCATCGCTGTGATTGAAAAAATTAACGCTCTGTGTCAACTTGCACGGTCATAA
- a CDS encoding LysR family transcriptional regulator: MNIRNVDLNLLVYLNVLLEERNVSKAANKLALTQPAMSNALKRLRDLFDDPLLVRTADGMTPTEKATQLKPEITRLLVLAETITQPDGEFNPTTSKHTFRIVSNDYLETTLIWPFIHSIMTRCPHLHFDILTPGDINLADMEQGNIDLAINRFSVLPKSFHQASVWRDNFCCLSHPEHPIVNNNTLQCYLASEHIWLNRPGWQSETTTANKSGHQHLGWVDEALWQLDHTRKIRIYSRHLTAAQSLTQCSELLATVPRRLAMHLCQQHALTMSAVPFQIVPIEIKMIWSPLLHHSKPHQWLRRQLLEFSKKINDR; encoded by the coding sequence ATGAATATTCGTAACGTCGATTTGAATTTATTAGTCTATCTAAACGTACTACTCGAAGAGCGCAACGTTTCAAAAGCTGCCAATAAATTAGCCCTCACACAACCGGCCATGAGCAATGCCTTGAAGCGTTTACGGGATTTATTTGACGATCCGTTACTCGTCAGAACCGCTGATGGCATGACGCCCACAGAAAAAGCCACCCAATTAAAACCCGAAATAACTCGATTATTAGTGCTGGCCGAAACCATCACTCAGCCCGATGGTGAGTTTAACCCAACCACAAGTAAGCATACTTTTCGGATAGTCAGCAACGATTACCTCGAAACCACCTTAATTTGGCCATTTATTCATTCGATTATGACGCGCTGCCCACATTTACATTTTGATATTTTAACCCCAGGAGACATCAATCTCGCCGATATGGAACAAGGCAACATTGATTTAGCCATTAACCGTTTTTCTGTCTTACCTAAGTCATTTCATCAAGCCAGTGTTTGGCGCGACAACTTTTGTTGCTTGAGCCATCCAGAGCACCCAATAGTTAACAATAACACACTGCAATGTTACTTAGCGTCAGAACATATTTGGCTTAACCGACCCGGTTGGCAATCAGAAACAACCACAGCGAATAAATCCGGCCACCAGCATTTAGGTTGGGTAGATGAAGCGCTTTGGCAATTGGATCACACTCGCAAAATCAGAATTTACTCTCGTCATTTGACCGCAGCGCAAAGTTTGACTCAATGCAGTGAGCTCCTTGCTACTGTGCCCCGTCGCCTTGCAATGCATTTATGCCAACAGCATGCATTAACTATGTCTGCGGTGCCTTTTCAAATAGTGCCCATCGAGATAAAAATGATATGGAGCCCTTTGCTTCACCACAGTAAACCTCATCAATGGTTAAGAAGACAGTTGCTTGAATTTTCTAAAAAAATAAATGATCGCTAA
- a CDS encoding 5-oxoprolinase subunit C family protein has protein sequence MKQALYVNHPGFLSQLQDLGRFGQANLGLTTSGPADRFAFIVANKLLNNPDNAAQIELSYGGASFTALTDCCISITGAMCEVLINQRPQARWRSLQLQQGDILEIGYCQQGVRCYLAIAGGFLGTPSFGSMATTIREKIGGFDGHALTAKRVLICQSASTCVNQMLDISQLPHYDQDTVLRIIAGYQHDLFPSSEIARFFHHDFQVDPLSDRMGYRLSGPRIESKVSQLYSEGISFGAVQIPPDGQPIVLMNDRQTIGGYPKIGTVLSLDCHKLSQMVAGSKVRFEAISIEQAQNALHLHQYQLAHLKFNPC, from the coding sequence ATGAAACAAGCCTTATATGTCAACCACCCCGGTTTCTTAAGCCAACTCCAAGATTTAGGACGTTTTGGCCAAGCAAACCTTGGATTAACCACATCTGGACCTGCAGACAGATTTGCCTTTATCGTGGCCAACAAGCTGTTAAACAATCCTGATAACGCAGCTCAAATCGAGCTCAGTTATGGGGGAGCCAGTTTTACAGCCTTAACTGATTGTTGTATTTCAATCACCGGCGCGATGTGCGAAGTGTTAATTAATCAACGCCCGCAAGCACGTTGGCGCTCTTTGCAATTACAGCAAGGGGATATTCTCGAGATTGGCTATTGCCAACAAGGAGTACGCTGCTACCTTGCAATTGCTGGCGGATTTTTAGGCACACCATCCTTTGGCTCTATGGCAACCACAATTCGTGAAAAAATTGGCGGATTCGACGGTCATGCGTTAACGGCTAAACGCGTGCTTATTTGCCAAAGTGCCTCAACGTGCGTCAATCAGATGCTTGATATTAGTCAACTACCACATTATGACCAAGACACAGTCCTGCGTATAATTGCGGGTTACCAGCATGACTTATTTCCGAGCAGCGAAATAGCGCGGTTTTTTCATCATGATTTTCAGGTCGACCCACTCAGTGATCGAATGGGCTATCGCCTCAGCGGGCCTCGTATCGAAAGCAAGGTATCTCAGCTCTATTCAGAAGGGATCAGTTTTGGTGCAGTACAGATCCCACCAGATGGTCAACCTATCGTTCTTATGAATGATCGGCAAACCATTGGCGGGTACCCCAAAATAGGGACTGTATTGTCTCTTGATTGCCATAAACTGAGCCAGATGGTCGCAGGCAGCAAAGTTCGTTTTGAAGCCATCAGTATTGAGCAAGCCCAAAATGCACTGCATTTACATCAGTATCAATTAGCGCATTTAAAGTTTAACCCTTGTTAA
- the pxpB gene encoding 5-oxoprolinase subunit PxpB — MLNQAKIALAGENSLIVYLAEHPSQQSCNEIAALSVRIKHLFGEHLIDIIPSYVSLLITYNALEIDHFHALSLIKLSLNNPQSTENLPVKHIRLPVFYDAPSTPDLGRIAEHQGLSKEQVISIHLAEQYDVFAIGFAPGFAFLGEVDQRIAMPRLSTPRKSVPAGAVAIADRQTAVYPSISPGGWNLIGLCPQLLFNPQSEPYLPFKVGDKVQFYRIDEAEFLNLGGKI, encoded by the coding sequence ATGCTGAATCAAGCAAAAATCGCCCTTGCAGGTGAAAACTCACTAATTGTCTATCTCGCGGAGCATCCAAGCCAGCAAAGCTGCAATGAAATAGCCGCACTTAGCGTGAGAATCAAACATCTTTTTGGCGAGCATTTAATCGATATCATCCCTTCTTATGTCTCGTTGTTAATCACTTACAACGCGCTTGAAATCGATCATTTTCACGCCCTGAGTTTGATAAAGTTGTCGCTAAACAACCCTCAATCAACAGAAAATTTACCTGTCAAACATATCCGATTACCTGTTTTTTACGATGCACCCTCGACCCCTGATTTAGGCCGTATCGCGGAGCATCAAGGGCTAAGCAAAGAGCAAGTCATTTCAATTCATCTTGCCGAGCAATATGATGTGTTTGCCATTGGCTTTGCGCCAGGGTTTGCATTTTTAGGCGAAGTCGATCAGCGCATTGCCATGCCAAGGCTGAGCACACCGCGCAAAAGCGTTCCAGCTGGCGCAGTCGCCATTGCCGATCGTCAAACAGCAGTCTATCCGAGTATTTCCCCCGGAGGTTGGAATTTAATTGGCCTTTGCCCTCAACTTTTATTTAACCCGCAATCTGAACCCTATCTACCATTTAAAGTCGGCGATAAAGTGCAATTTTATCGTATTGATGAAGCCGAGTTTTTAAATCTAGGGGGTAAAATATGA
- a CDS encoding DUF4240 domain-containing protein, which translates to MTEHEFWQLVTATDPFAEPEQIAEELKKRLTDLTDEQLAAFDKHFNQKMRETYIWPLWGAAFVIAGCNSEYSFSEFRCWLISRGEKVFTSTVAQPDDLADFDVVPMKAQLPYPFLDEYDLIAGLLYEERTEDELPFVPSGLSEPKGKRFKDKAKELKKTYPKLYQKYWQMGLN; encoded by the coding sequence ATGACCGAACATGAATTTTGGCAGTTAGTGACTGCAACCGATCCCTTTGCTGAGCCTGAGCAAATCGCCGAAGAGTTAAAGAAACGTTTAACCGATTTAACGGATGAACAATTAGCGGCATTTGATAAGCACTTCAATCAAAAAATGCGTGAAACGTATATTTGGCCTCTTTGGGGAGCTGCATTTGTGATCGCTGGCTGTAACTCTGAATATAGCTTTTCTGAATTTCGTTGTTGGCTCATTTCTCGAGGTGAAAAAGTCTTCACTTCGACAGTCGCACAGCCTGATGATTTGGCTGATTTTGATGTCGTACCGATGAAAGCTCAATTGCCTTATCCATTTTTAGACGAATATGATTTGATAGCGGGTCTGCTGTACGAAGAGCGCACAGAAGATGAGTTACCGTTTGTGCCATCTGGGCTATCGGAGCCTAAAGGCAAACGATTTAAAGATAAAGCAAAAGAATTGAAAAAAACCTACCCGAAGCTTTATCAAAAATATTGGCAAATGGGTCTCAATTAA
- a CDS encoding anhydro-N-acetylmuramic acid kinase, whose protein sequence is MTPHYYIGIMSGTSLDGIDVALVDFRDQTISLIAASETPFEPELRSQLLHLCQNPTVELKQLGTLSVKLSLAYAQAVNQLLDHTHLEPSDIQAIGCHGQTIFHQPEGAWPFSMQLINSSVLASQCRITTVSDFRSMDIALGGQGAPLVPPFHQQLCAHLIAKHPSLVLLNIGGIANVSILKPAPLRGFDTGPGNVLMDSYLQQQNGSLFDDGGSVAASGAVNSRLLARFLSDDYFAITGPKSTGREYFNLQWLNQILSQFDPLPLEDVLATLSLFVAKSIAATLQALPAGQLLVCGGGAKNTHLLQNLAQQLPKWHVDITNQHGIDADSMEAMAFAWLTKQCLERNTANDPHVTGAKQAEILGQITQVHNHHPTPKTGATQ, encoded by the coding sequence GTGACGCCCCATTATTACATTGGCATTATGTCAGGAACAAGTTTAGATGGCATTGATGTCGCTTTAGTCGATTTTCGCGACCAAACCATCAGCTTAATCGCTGCCAGTGAAACCCCGTTCGAGCCTGAATTACGCAGCCAATTACTACATTTATGTCAAAACCCTACTGTTGAGTTAAAACAATTAGGGACGCTATCAGTCAAGCTCAGCCTAGCTTATGCACAAGCGGTTAACCAGTTACTTGATCACACTCATCTGGAACCTTCTGATATTCAAGCCATTGGCTGTCATGGTCAAACTATTTTCCATCAACCAGAAGGTGCATGGCCTTTTTCAATGCAGTTAATCAACAGCAGTGTTTTAGCCAGTCAGTGCCGTATTACCACCGTGAGCGATTTTAGAAGTATGGATATCGCCCTTGGCGGTCAAGGCGCTCCATTAGTGCCCCCTTTTCATCAGCAGCTCTGCGCGCATTTAATCGCCAAACACCCATCATTGGTGTTACTTAACATTGGCGGCATCGCTAACGTTTCTATTTTAAAACCAGCACCTTTGCGAGGCTTTGATACAGGCCCAGGTAACGTGCTTATGGACAGTTATTTACAACAACAAAATGGATCTCTTTTTGATGATGGTGGCAGTGTTGCAGCCAGTGGTGCTGTTAACTCACGCCTTTTAGCACGTTTTTTGTCAGACGATTACTTTGCGATTACAGGCCCAAAAAGCACTGGAAGAGAGTATTTTAATCTGCAATGGCTCAACCAGATTTTGTCCCAATTTGATCCTTTGCCACTTGAAGATGTCTTGGCAACCCTCAGTCTGTTTGTTGCTAAATCCATTGCTGCAACACTACAAGCGTTACCCGCAGGGCAGTTATTGGTGTGTGGCGGCGGAGCGAAAAACACCCACTTACTGCAAAATTTAGCGCAACAGTTGCCTAAATGGCACGTCGATATCACCAATCAACACGGTATTGATGCAGACTCAATGGAAGCGATGGCCTTTGCCTGGTTAACAAAACAGTGCCTTGAACGAAATACTGCCAATGATCCACACGTGACGGGTGCAAAACAAGCTGAGATCCTCGGTCAAATTACCCAAGTTCACAACCATCACCCCACGCCAAAAACAGGAGCAACACAATGA
- a CDS encoding DUF2986 domain-containing protein, with the protein MNRKKKINDILKKKLKKAKSKLHTSNKPAYVSKAERERLAQSSEQLDDTQG; encoded by the coding sequence ATGAACCGCAAAAAGAAAATTAATGATATTTTAAAGAAGAAACTTAAAAAAGCTAAATCAAAATTACACACCAGTAACAAGCCTGCTTACGTGTCTAAAGCCGAGCGAGAAAGGCTGGCACAAAGCTCAGAGCAACTTGACGACACTCAAGGTTAG
- a CDS encoding N-acetylmuramoyl-L-alanine amidase, producing the protein MNKGALLVCLFGLLQGCSHGVKQTYQSDNFDSRVRFLVIHYTTGNWNDSLEALTKGQVSAHYLIPEKHDSSFVEGDLAVYRLVEEQQRAWHAGVSHWQGRENINDQSIGIELVNRARCVYEPLNWEEQALSASQLDAQSFCLYPSFDQQQISLLIELATDILTRYPNIEPTAIVGHSDIQLGNKQDPGPNFPWYTLYQHGIGAWYDDDTVFKFWQQFKDEGLPDYQVVQCALQRYGYGVEVTGEFDQQTFNTVKAFQLHFLPWQVTGEVNPKTLAVLWALMDKYREGVIDRHCMSVAQ; encoded by the coding sequence ATGAACAAAGGAGCACTGCTGGTTTGTCTATTTGGTTTGCTGCAAGGCTGCAGTCATGGGGTAAAGCAGACCTATCAGTCCGATAATTTTGACAGCCGAGTGAGATTTTTAGTGATTCATTATACGACGGGTAATTGGAATGATTCACTCGAAGCATTAACTAAAGGACAAGTGAGCGCCCATTATTTAATCCCCGAAAAACACGACTCTTCCTTTGTAGAAGGGGATTTAGCGGTTTATCGATTGGTCGAGGAGCAACAGCGCGCTTGGCATGCGGGTGTGAGTCATTGGCAGGGCAGAGAAAACATTAATGACCAATCAATTGGGATTGAACTTGTCAATCGTGCTCGTTGTGTTTATGAACCGCTCAATTGGGAAGAGCAAGCTTTAAGCGCCTCACAACTCGACGCGCAATCATTTTGTTTGTATCCAAGTTTTGATCAGCAGCAGATTTCATTATTAATCGAGTTGGCCACAGATATCTTAACTCGTTACCCAAATATTGAGCCCACAGCAATTGTCGGGCACTCTGATATTCAATTGGGCAACAAACAAGATCCTGGCCCAAATTTCCCTTGGTATACCTTATATCAGCACGGTATCGGTGCCTGGTATGACGATGATACGGTGTTTAAATTTTGGCAGCAGTTTAAAGATGAAGGCTTACCTGATTATCAGGTCGTTCAATGTGCGTTGCAGCGATATGGTTATGGCGTCGAGGTCACAGGTGAATTTGATCAGCAAACATTTAATACTGTTAAAGCTTTTCAGTTGCATTTTTTGCCTTGGCAAGTGACTGGTGAAGTGAATCCTAAAACACTCGCGGTACTGTGGGCATTAATGGATAAATATCGTGAGGGTGTGATAGACAGGCATTGTATGTCGGTTGCTCAATAA
- a CDS encoding alkaline phosphatase family protein, with product MKNHNLFLIVTSLISLLCFNESAKANPQAATSPSVVLLSIDGFRWDYIEKHQANHIAHIAKQGVRAKQLTPVYPTKTFPNHLSIITGLLPVNHGIVDNSFCDKTRQQCYKMGDGGKDSSWLSGIPLWNLATLQGVKSATYFWPESDALFNGVKPDYYYHYSKHSDYQARIDQMIFWLKLPPAQRPGFIAGYFSLVDTQGHEFGPDAKETFLAVQKVDQLVGQLAKRIASEVNHPVTLILVSDHGMSAIEPNKSIAIASLGINETDFMIKNSGTRVQLYQKPDSQADLTEVKKQLQNKAMGRFTVLSEDVLAQRGYVKSVRIADIIIETTAPSTFSDHGQSDYLGTHGFAYTQDMAGLFVAQGPMLKQGFEFETASNLDIYPLVAHLLGLKLLGPIDGTDALKKAIVK from the coding sequence ATGAAAAACCATAATTTATTTTTGATTGTAACTAGCCTGATCAGCTTACTTTGTTTCAATGAATCAGCTAAAGCGAACCCGCAAGCCGCGACTTCACCGAGTGTCGTGTTGCTATCAATTGATGGTTTTAGGTGGGATTATATTGAAAAACATCAGGCAAACCACATTGCTCATATCGCCAAGCAAGGAGTCAGAGCGAAGCAATTAACTCCTGTCTATCCAACAAAAACCTTCCCAAATCATTTATCAATTATAACTGGTTTATTGCCTGTTAATCATGGCATTGTTGATAATAGTTTTTGTGATAAAACACGCCAGCAGTGTTATAAAATGGGGGATGGTGGAAAAGATAGCTCATGGTTATCAGGGATCCCGCTTTGGAACTTAGCCACGTTACAAGGAGTGAAGTCAGCGACGTATTTTTGGCCAGAATCCGATGCGTTATTTAATGGTGTAAAACCGGATTATTATTACCACTATTCTAAACACAGTGATTATCAAGCTCGTATTGATCAGATGATTTTTTGGCTCAAATTACCACCCGCGCAGCGACCTGGATTTATTGCGGGTTATTTTTCATTGGTTGATACCCAAGGCCATGAATTTGGTCCTGATGCGAAGGAAACATTTCTTGCTGTGCAAAAGGTCGATCAATTAGTCGGACAATTAGCAAAGCGGATCGCAAGTGAGGTCAATCACCCTGTGACGCTGATTTTGGTGTCCGATCATGGTATGTCAGCTATTGAACCCAACAAGTCCATTGCAATAGCAAGCCTTGGCATCAATGAAACTGATTTTATGATTAAAAATAGCGGTACGCGCGTTCAGCTGTATCAAAAACCTGACAGTCAGGCAGATTTGACAGAGGTGAAGAAACAATTACAAAACAAAGCGATGGGACGCTTTACTGTGCTCTCAGAGGATGTGTTAGCACAACGAGGGTATGTAAAGAGTGTACGCATTGCCGATATTATTATTGAAACCACTGCGCCGAGCACATTTTCAGATCACGGACAGAGTGATTACCTTGGAACGCATGGCTTTGCTTACACACAGGATATGGCCGGACTATTTGTGGCCCAAGGTCCAATGTTAAAACAAGGATTTGAATTTGAGACAGCCAGTAATTTAGATATTTATCCGCTGGTGGCGCATTTGTTAGGCCTTAAGTTATTGGGACCCATTGATGGCACGGATGCTCTGAAAAAAGCGATAGTCAAATAA